The Acidobacteriota bacterium genome includes a region encoding these proteins:
- a CDS encoding glycosyltransferase family 4 protein: MPAPEGAPVRVCYFNRSYWPDTGATGQLLTELAEDLASQHGIEVTVITGYPLNDVASGFSRTIARTETRNGVHIVRAAGTTFAQRRFAGRAANYLTYFISALWAAVRLPRQDVTVALTDPPIIGLAALAARPRHGMVFFCQDIFPEVAGLLEDFHSPLVNGLLDRLNRFLVDRARRIVALGDTMARRLVDGKGAAPSKITVIHNWADTTAIVPDGKQNPFAAAHDLAGRFVVLHAGNIGHSQNLDAVIDAAARLAARPEILMLFIGDGNRKPALQEAVRARGLDNVRFLPFQPREHLRWTYATSDVCLVSLKPGLAGYIVPSKLYPILAAGRPYVAAVEASSEVAALTATHGSGVVTAPGDSAALAAAIVALADDPERRLAMGARARDAAALFARDRQVSAHAQVLREVAGR, from the coding sequence ATGCCGGCGCCGGAGGGCGCGCCCGTGCGCGTCTGTTACTTCAATCGGTCGTATTGGCCCGACACCGGCGCCACCGGCCAGTTGCTCACGGAACTGGCGGAAGACCTCGCCTCGCAACATGGCATCGAGGTCACCGTCATTACGGGATATCCACTCAATGATGTGGCGTCCGGCTTCAGCCGGACCATCGCCCGCACGGAGACCCGCAATGGCGTTCACATCGTGCGCGCCGCGGGCACCACGTTCGCGCAGCGCCGCTTCGCCGGCCGCGCGGCCAACTACCTCACCTACTTCATCTCGGCGTTGTGGGCGGCCGTGCGACTGCCCCGCCAGGACGTGACCGTGGCGCTGACCGACCCGCCCATCATTGGGCTGGCCGCGCTCGCCGCCCGGCCGCGCCACGGCATGGTGTTCTTCTGCCAGGACATCTTTCCCGAAGTCGCCGGCCTCCTCGAAGACTTCCATAGCCCGCTGGTGAACGGGCTGCTCGATCGTCTGAACCGCTTCCTGGTCGACCGCGCCCGGCGCATCGTCGCGCTGGGCGACACCATGGCGCGGCGCCTGGTCGACGGCAAGGGCGCGGCGCCCTCGAAGATCACCGTGATTCACAACTGGGCAGATACGACGGCGATCGTGCCGGACGGAAAGCAGAATCCGTTTGCCGCCGCCCACGATCTGGCCGGCCGCTTCGTGGTGCTGCATGCCGGCAACATCGGCCATTCGCAAAACCTCGACGCCGTGATCGACGCCGCGGCACGCCTGGCGGCGCGTCCCGAGATCCTGATGCTGTTCATCGGCGACGGCAACCGAAAGCCGGCGCTGCAGGAGGCGGTTCGGGCGCGCGGCTTGGACAACGTGCGCTTTCTGCCCTTCCAGCCACGCGAGCACCTGCGCTGGACCTATGCGACGAGTGACGTCTGCCTGGTGTCGTTGAAGCCCGGCCTGGCCGGTTACATCGTGCCGAGCAAGCTCTACCCGATTCTGGCCGCGGGCCGGCCGTACGTGGCGGCCGTCGAGGCGTCGAGCGAAGTGGCGGCGCTGACAGCGACCCATGGCAGCGGGGTCGTCACCGCGCCGGGCGATTCAGCGGCCCTGGCGGCGGCCATCGTCGCGCTGGCCGACGATCCAGAGCGCCGGCTGGCCATGGGCGCGCGCGCCAGGGACGCGGCGGCTCTGTTCGCGCGGGACCGCCAGGTGTCGGCCCATGCCCAGGTGCTGCGCGAGGTCGCCGGCCGATGA
- a CDS encoding sugar transferase: protein MIKRGFDLLVSGAGLVVFSPIALLITIAIKLEDRGPVLFTQERVGRHGRVFLAYKFRSMIVDAEKHTGAVQATENDPRVTRVGRVLRATAFDELPQLLNIFKGDMSVVGPRPLRPGEADTTADGRHVPLSAIRGYEARHRVRPGLTGLAQVYAARDLPRPGKFRYDLLYQRRATFCLDLRLILLSFWITLRGRWEDRAPKV from the coding sequence ATGATCAAGCGTGGGTTTGACCTGCTCGTGTCCGGGGCCGGGCTGGTCGTCTTCTCACCGATCGCGCTGCTGATTACGATTGCGATCAAGCTCGAAGACCGGGGACCCGTGCTGTTCACCCAGGAACGGGTCGGCCGCCATGGCCGCGTGTTTCTGGCGTACAAGTTCCGCTCGATGATCGTCGATGCCGAGAAACACACCGGTGCCGTCCAGGCCACCGAGAACGATCCGCGGGTCACCCGGGTCGGCCGGGTGCTGCGGGCCACGGCGTTCGACGAACTGCCGCAGTTGCTGAACATCTTCAAGGGCGACATGAGCGTGGTGGGGCCGCGGCCGTTGCGGCCGGGCGAGGCCGACACGACCGCCGACGGGCGCCATGTGCCGCTCAGCGCCATCCGCGGCTACGAAGCGCGGCACCGGGTGCGGCCCGGGCTCACCGGACTGGCACAGGTCTACGCCGCCCGCGACCTGCCGCGCCCGGGCAAGTTCCGCTACGATCTGCTGTACCAGCGGCGCGCGACCTTCTGCCTCGATCTGCGCTTGATCCTGCTCTCGTTCTGGATCACGCTGCGCGGCCGGTGGGAAGATCGCGCACCGAAGGTTTGA
- a CDS encoding NAD(P)/FAD-dependent oxidoreductase has product MLDVVIIGGGPGGLSVARCLAALGRSVTVLEEHDTIGTPVHCTGVLAADAIDALGLPAESVLNPLATVKFVAPSGHSFEYTTATTEAVVIDRAMFDAAMAGRAELAGAIVLRGRRVTAIDPAADAVRITLADGETVTARTAVLACGANYTFQRRLGFGMPSTFLQSAQLELPADRPGDVEMHFGSEIAPKGFAWAVPVKRSYGTFARIGVMADGDASEYFSRMLARVRERWSVAVPDTLSPRRRMLPLGGVRRSYGDRVLAVGDAAGLVKPTTGGGIYYSVISGEIAAEVLHVALAGNDLSAAALRDYERRWRARFQSEFKAQLALRFVAQRMRDTDIDALFDLAKTDGILPLVRKTARFNQHRDFILALLRHQPARRALFGRLASSA; this is encoded by the coding sequence ATGCTCGATGTCGTGATCATTGGCGGCGGTCCTGGTGGCCTGTCGGTTGCCCGCTGCCTCGCCGCCCTCGGACGGTCGGTCACCGTCCTCGAAGAGCACGACACCATCGGCACGCCGGTGCACTGCACGGGCGTGCTGGCGGCCGACGCGATCGACGCGCTAGGCTTGCCGGCCGAGTCGGTGCTTAATCCCCTCGCCACCGTCAAGTTCGTCGCGCCGTCGGGGCACTCGTTTGAATACACGACCGCCACCACCGAAGCCGTCGTCATCGATCGCGCGATGTTTGACGCCGCCATGGCCGGCCGGGCCGAGTTGGCCGGGGCCATCGTCTTGCGCGGACGCCGCGTGACGGCCATCGATCCGGCGGCCGACGCCGTGCGGATCACCCTGGCTGACGGCGAGACCGTGACCGCCCGCACCGCGGTCCTGGCCTGCGGCGCCAACTACACGTTCCAGCGCCGGCTGGGCTTCGGCATGCCTTCCACCTTCCTTCAATCGGCCCAGCTCGAGCTGCCGGCCGATCGCCCGGGCGACGTCGAGATGCACTTCGGATCGGAGATCGCACCCAAGGGATTTGCGTGGGCGGTGCCGGTCAAGCGGTCCTACGGCACGTTCGCCCGCATCGGCGTGATGGCCGACGGCGACGCCAGTGAATATTTCTCGCGGATGCTCGCGCGGGTGCGCGAGCGCTGGTCGGTGGCGGTGCCCGACACGCTCAGCCCGCGCCGGCGCATGCTGCCGCTCGGCGGCGTGCGGCGCAGCTATGGCGATCGGGTGTTGGCGGTGGGCGACGCGGCGGGACTGGTGAAGCCGACGACGGGTGGCGGGATTTACTACAGTGTCATCAGCGGCGAGATTGCCGCCGAGGTGCTGCACGTCGCCCTGGCGGGCAACGACTTGTCGGCGGCGGCGTTGCGCGATTACGAACGGCGCTGGCGCGCGCGCTTCCAGTCGGAGTTCAAGGCGCAGCTGGCCCTACGTTTTGTCGCGCAGCGCATGCGCGACACCGATATCGACGCGCTTTTCGACCTGGCCAAGACCGACGGGATCCTGCCGCTGGTGCGAAAGACGGCTCGGTTCAACCAGCACCGCGACTTCATTCTCGCGCTGCTGCGGCACCAGCCAGCCCGCCGCGCGCTGTTCGGCCGGCTCGCCAGTTCGGCCTAG
- a CDS encoding glycosyltransferase family 2 protein → MQARITPLLLTFNEAPNLARTLARLSWATEIVVVDSGSTDATREILAQYPGVRVFERRFTTHAEQWNFGLESTGISTEWVLALDADFVLSQDLVAEIASLLPGADTAGYLASFTYCIHGTPLRGAAYPPVVVLFRRAGARYAQDGHTQRIQVQGRITSLRASIAHDDRKPLVDWLAAQARYMRLEAEKLGAAPVASLGWLDRLRRLIVIAPPAMFVYCYLVRGGLLDGWPGLSYALQRATAEAILSLYLLDRMLAGGHATSRDS, encoded by the coding sequence GTGCAGGCCCGCATCACCCCGCTCCTGCTTACGTTCAACGAGGCGCCCAACCTTGCCCGCACGCTGGCGCGGCTGTCGTGGGCCACCGAGATCGTCGTCGTCGATAGCGGCAGCACCGACGCGACCCGGGAGATCCTGGCGCAGTATCCCGGCGTGCGCGTGTTCGAGCGGCGGTTCACGACACATGCCGAGCAGTGGAACTTCGGGCTCGAGTCCACGGGCATCTCTACCGAGTGGGTGCTGGCCCTCGACGCCGACTTTGTCTTGTCGCAGGATCTGGTCGCGGAAATCGCCTCGCTCTTGCCCGGGGCCGACACGGCAGGCTATCTGGCGTCGTTCACTTATTGCATCCACGGCACGCCACTGCGAGGTGCGGCCTATCCTCCTGTCGTGGTCCTGTTCCGGCGGGCGGGCGCGCGCTACGCGCAGGACGGCCACACGCAACGGATTCAGGTCCAGGGGCGGATCACCTCGCTACGAGCGTCGATCGCCCATGACGACCGCAAGCCACTGGTCGACTGGCTGGCCGCACAAGCCCGCTATATGCGACTGGAAGCGGAGAAGCTTGGCGCGGCACCGGTCGCGTCGCTCGGTTGGCTGGACCGACTGCGCCGCCTGATCGTGATCGCCCCGCCGGCGATGTTTGTCTATTGCTACCTCGTGCGGGGTGGTCTGCTCGATGGTTGGCCCGGGCTGTCGTACGCCCTGCAACGCGCCACGGCCGAAGCCATCCTGTCGCTGTACCTGCTCGACCGAATGCTGGCAGGTGGTCACGCCACCAGTCGGGACAGCTAG
- a CDS encoding class I SAM-dependent methyltransferase, which produces MSNGTVESRSVNPDDWGEAQPGPLNGRIGLELAELLVTLVRQQPDVRSICDLGCGNGYLAGRLGALGHRVVGLDASVPYLEAARQYYASDNVTFRRAVFGADADLAHEDEAAFDLVISSDVIEHLYRPADLIETAARLLRPGGRLIVGTPYHGYWKNLAISVLGKWDEHHGVHWQGGHIKFFSVETLSQLVGNAGFSDIRFHFYGRAPWFWKNMICVARKVE; this is translated from the coding sequence TTGAGCAACGGCACCGTCGAATCGCGGAGTGTCAACCCGGATGACTGGGGCGAGGCGCAGCCGGGGCCCCTCAATGGCCGCATCGGGTTAGAGCTGGCCGAATTACTAGTGACCCTCGTTCGCCAGCAGCCTGACGTGCGGTCGATCTGCGACCTGGGGTGTGGCAACGGATACCTGGCCGGCAGGCTTGGGGCACTCGGACATCGCGTAGTGGGGCTGGATGCGTCGGTTCCTTACCTGGAGGCGGCACGACAGTACTATGCGAGCGATAACGTCACGTTCCGACGAGCGGTCTTCGGCGCTGACGCCGACCTCGCGCACGAGGACGAGGCAGCGTTTGACCTGGTGATCTCCAGCGACGTGATCGAGCACTTGTACCGGCCTGCCGACCTCATTGAAACCGCGGCCCGCTTGCTCCGTCCAGGGGGACGGCTGATCGTTGGGACTCCGTATCATGGCTACTGGAAGAACCTGGCCATCAGCGTGCTCGGTAAATGGGACGAGCATCACGGCGTCCACTGGCAAGGCGGGCACATAAAGTTCTTCAGCGTCGAGACATTGTCCCAACTTGTCGGCAACGCGGGCTTCTCGGATATCCGATTTCACTTCTACGGGCGTGCGCCATGGTTCTGGAAGAACATGATCTGTGTTGCCCGCAAGGTTGAGTGA